A region from the Panicum hallii strain FIL2 chromosome 1, PHallii_v3.1, whole genome shotgun sequence genome encodes:
- the LOC112889787 gene encoding uncharacterized protein LOC112889787 isoform X3: MPPPEKQKRQLARLCDLVAASLLPHLEAETSPPRQLTREDERRLLLALSRVNKAIRGWNQEEEEEEEEQRWCESDQKIASCSGEGHSCCLPPGQQPYDGFGCLESTVSILVGVLGFCSDYVKHSAGNILVSISSALIKFESIWIQFIELVWIAIHAASKCVHRCLDATLAEAAPARQCRELQVSEIGHLGVLPGPGKLSMVQSKQADNALSSTTDSNSHNITCSSTSITSFMTVLDQCGLNISGQIMPSLFQVLHAILKFLKHSDSELKDNFICLSVHHIQNMPWVSFHQLHTGELANCVKDSGFGFCNDSTQSGILTGSLLQLLCSLLEQSYLEGTNGQDMYVKLVDIVPKIATSLQVQHDGPESLYQYLKHKILMVMIRLKPYIQQDCSHIVCCLKLLRQYFHDPIHEPISQHIAKLDNCLEGSPFLLNMVGLVESQDKSTRHLQRQAIYLFLSCCIRLSCNRNDGTVKCSSKRNDCFLGHKVQGCSDHCSCVGLSEISDWFQRCYLDMSFDSKSSTDFALSFLELYMEEDDMLFSILLQLLDAPLIFLKIDNMKTTELIGAKLFSSIFDPIHLFHLLLLLMEQSVF; encoded by the exons ATGCCGCCGCCGGAGAAGCAGAAGCGGCAGCTCGCCCGCCTCTGCGACCTCGtcgccgcctccctcctcccccACCTC GAAGCCGAAACATCGCCGCCACGGCAGCTCACGCGGGAGGACGAGCGGCGCCTCCTCCTTGCGCTCTCCAGG GTAAACAAGGCAATTCGAGGATGGAaccaggaagaggaggaggaggaggaggagcagcgatGGTGTGAATCCGATCAG AAAATTGCTTCATGTTCTGGAGAAGGCCATAGTTGCTGTTTACCACCTGGACAGCAGCCATATGATGGATTTGGCTGCCTGGAAAGTACGGTCTCCATATTG GTTGGTGTCCTTGGTTTCTGTAGTGACTATGTCAAACACTCAGCTGGCAATATCCTGGTTTCCATATCCAGTGCCCTAATTAAGTTT GAATCTATTTGGATTCAGTTTATTGAGCTCGTCTGGATAGCTATACATGCAGCATCAAAATGTGTTCATAGGTGTTTGGATGCAACCCTGGCTGAGGCAGCTCCAGCCAGGCAGTGCCGCGAGCTGCAGGTATCCGAAATCGGACACCTGGGAGTGCTGCCTGGACCAGGCAAGCTTTCCATGGTGCAAAGCAAACAGGCCGATAATGCTTTATCTTCTACAACTGACTCCAACAGCCACAACATTACTTGTTCAAGCACCAGCATCACAAGCTTCATGACAGTACTTGACCAGTGTGGTCTCAATATCAGTGGGCAAATAATGCCCAGTCTCTTTCAAGTGTTACATGCTATCTTAAAGTTCCTTAAACACAGTGACAGTGAATTGAAAGACAACTTCATTTGTCTATCCGTTCATCATATTCAGAACATGCCTTGGGTTAGTTTCCACCAATTACATACCGGAGAACTTGCCAACTGTGTCAAGGATAGCGGATTTGGCTTCTGTAATGATTCAACACAGTCCGGAATCCTGACAGGCAGTCTTCTCCAGCTACTGTGTTCATTACTTGAGCAAAGTTACCTGGAAGGTACAAATGGACAAGATATGTATGTGAAACTCGTGGATATAGTTCCCAAGATAGCAACTTCTTTACAGGTGCAACATGATGGTCCCGAAAGCCTTTATCAGTACTTAAAGCACAAAATTCTG ATGGTAATGATACGGCTAAAGCCTTACATACAGCAAGATTGTTCGCATATTGTTTGTTGTCTGAAATTACTTCGGCAGTACTTTCATGACCCTATTCACGAACCTATCTCACAACATATTGCTAAACTAGATAATTGTTTAGAAGGATCTCCTTTTTTGTTGAACATGGTAGGTTTAGTTGAGAGTCAGGATAAGTCGACTCGGCACTTGCAAAGGCAAGCTATTTATTTGTTCCTTAGTTGTTGCATACGTTTGTCTTGCAACAGAAATGATGGCACAGTTAAATGTTCATCCAAGAGGAATGATTGTTTCTTGGGCCACAAAGTGCAAGGCTGCAGTGATCACTGCAGTTGTGTTGGCTTATCAGAAATTTCAGACTGGTTTCAGAGGTGTTATTTAGACATGAGTTTTGATTCAAAATCATCAACAGATTTTGCGTTATCCTTTCTGGAATTGTATATGGAGGAG GATGACATGCTATTCAGTATTCTCTTACAGCTTTTAGATGCTCCACTCATTTTCCTGAAAAT AGATAACATGAAAACTACTGAACTGATTGGTGCAAAACTGTTCTCAAGTATTTTCGACCCAATTCATCTTTTCCATCTATTGCTTTTGCTG ATGGAACAAAGTGTCTTCTGA
- the LOC112889787 gene encoding uncharacterized protein LOC112889787 isoform X2 → MMDLAAWKVGVLGFCSDYVKHSAGNILVSISSALIKFESIWIQFIELVWIAIHAASKCVHRCLDATLAEAAPARQCRELQVSEIGHLGVLPGPGKLSMVQSKQADNALSSTTDSNSHNITCSSTSITSFMTVLDQCGLNISGQIMPSLFQVLHAILKFLKHSDSELKDNFICLSVHHIQNMPWVSFHQLHTGELANCVKDSGFGFCNDSTQSGILTGSLLQLLCSLLEQSYLEGTNGQDMYVKLVDIVPKIATSLQVQHDGPESLYQYLKHKILMVMIRLKPYIQQDCSHIVCCLKLLRQYFHDPIHEPISQHIAKLDNCLEGSPFLLNMVGLVESQDKSTRHLQRQAIYLFLSCCIRLSCNRNDGTVKCSSKRNDCFLGHKVQGCSDHCSCVGLSEISDWFQRCYLDMSFDSKSSTDFALSFLELYMEEDDMLFSILLQLLDAPLIFLKIDNMKTTELIGAKLFSSIFDPIHLFHLLLLLLHYDHMVLVDYLISKDVGVHCAQYLLRCLRLVSQSWHAFVDDSVYLTKIERLDCKRQRTSRDINSAGACSSKEYKNGSGCDKEAKNSQKLFLDAKVCLYSLKRTVEDLQKKGLFPYNPKPLLRSLARFEQLCEQG, encoded by the exons ATGATGGATTTGGCTGCCTGGAAA GTTGGTGTCCTTGGTTTCTGTAGTGACTATGTCAAACACTCAGCTGGCAATATCCTGGTTTCCATATCCAGTGCCCTAATTAAGTTT GAATCTATTTGGATTCAGTTTATTGAGCTCGTCTGGATAGCTATACATGCAGCATCAAAATGTGTTCATAGGTGTTTGGATGCAACCCTGGCTGAGGCAGCTCCAGCCAGGCAGTGCCGCGAGCTGCAGGTATCCGAAATCGGACACCTGGGAGTGCTGCCTGGACCAGGCAAGCTTTCCATGGTGCAAAGCAAACAGGCCGATAATGCTTTATCTTCTACAACTGACTCCAACAGCCACAACATTACTTGTTCAAGCACCAGCATCACAAGCTTCATGACAGTACTTGACCAGTGTGGTCTCAATATCAGTGGGCAAATAATGCCCAGTCTCTTTCAAGTGTTACATGCTATCTTAAAGTTCCTTAAACACAGTGACAGTGAATTGAAAGACAACTTCATTTGTCTATCCGTTCATCATATTCAGAACATGCCTTGGGTTAGTTTCCACCAATTACATACCGGAGAACTTGCCAACTGTGTCAAGGATAGCGGATTTGGCTTCTGTAATGATTCAACACAGTCCGGAATCCTGACAGGCAGTCTTCTCCAGCTACTGTGTTCATTACTTGAGCAAAGTTACCTGGAAGGTACAAATGGACAAGATATGTATGTGAAACTCGTGGATATAGTTCCCAAGATAGCAACTTCTTTACAGGTGCAACATGATGGTCCCGAAAGCCTTTATCAGTACTTAAAGCACAAAATTCTG ATGGTAATGATACGGCTAAAGCCTTACATACAGCAAGATTGTTCGCATATTGTTTGTTGTCTGAAATTACTTCGGCAGTACTTTCATGACCCTATTCACGAACCTATCTCACAACATATTGCTAAACTAGATAATTGTTTAGAAGGATCTCCTTTTTTGTTGAACATGGTAGGTTTAGTTGAGAGTCAGGATAAGTCGACTCGGCACTTGCAAAGGCAAGCTATTTATTTGTTCCTTAGTTGTTGCATACGTTTGTCTTGCAACAGAAATGATGGCACAGTTAAATGTTCATCCAAGAGGAATGATTGTTTCTTGGGCCACAAAGTGCAAGGCTGCAGTGATCACTGCAGTTGTGTTGGCTTATCAGAAATTTCAGACTGGTTTCAGAGGTGTTATTTAGACATGAGTTTTGATTCAAAATCATCAACAGATTTTGCGTTATCCTTTCTGGAATTGTATATGGAGGAG GATGACATGCTATTCAGTATTCTCTTACAGCTTTTAGATGCTCCACTCATTTTCCTGAAAAT AGATAACATGAAAACTACTGAACTGATTGGTGCAAAACTGTTCTCAAGTATTTTCGACCCAATTCATCTTTTCCATCTATTGCTTTTGCTG CTGCACTATGATCACATGGTACTAGTTGACTACCTCATATCTAAAGATGTTGGTGTGCATTGTGCTCAATATCTCTTAAG GTGCCTACGCTTGGTTTCCCAGTCTTGGCATGCTTTTGTAGATGATTCCGTTTACTTGACAAAAATAGAAAGACTTGACTGTAAAAGACAGAGGACATCCAGGGATATAAatagtgctggagcctgctcaAGTAAAGAGTATAAGAATGGTTCTGGTTGTGATAAAGAAGCCAAGAATTCACAGAAGCTTTTCCTTGATGCTAAAGTATGTCTTTATTCATTAAAGAGAACAGTGGAAGATCTGCAAAAGAAGGGTTTGTTCCCTTACAATCCAAAGCCCCTCCTTAGAAG CCTGGCCAGGTTTGAGCAGCTGTGTGAGCAGGGATGA
- the LOC112889787 gene encoding uncharacterized protein LOC112889787 isoform X1, translated as MPPPEKQKRQLARLCDLVAASLLPHLEAETSPPRQLTREDERRLLLALSRVNKAIRGWNQEEEEEEEEQRWCESDQKIASCSGEGHSCCLPPGQQPYDGFGCLESTVSILVGVLGFCSDYVKHSAGNILVSISSALIKFESIWIQFIELVWIAIHAASKCVHRCLDATLAEAAPARQCRELQVSEIGHLGVLPGPGKLSMVQSKQADNALSSTTDSNSHNITCSSTSITSFMTVLDQCGLNISGQIMPSLFQVLHAILKFLKHSDSELKDNFICLSVHHIQNMPWVSFHQLHTGELANCVKDSGFGFCNDSTQSGILTGSLLQLLCSLLEQSYLEGTNGQDMYVKLVDIVPKIATSLQVQHDGPESLYQYLKHKILMVMIRLKPYIQQDCSHIVCCLKLLRQYFHDPIHEPISQHIAKLDNCLEGSPFLLNMVGLVESQDKSTRHLQRQAIYLFLSCCIRLSCNRNDGTVKCSSKRNDCFLGHKVQGCSDHCSCVGLSEISDWFQRCYLDMSFDSKSSTDFALSFLELYMEEDDMLFSILLQLLDAPLIFLKIDNMKTTELIGAKLFSSIFDPIHLFHLLLLLLHYDHMVLVDYLISKDVGVHCAQYLLRCLRLVSQSWHAFVDDSVYLTKIERLDCKRQRTSRDINSAGACSSKEYKNGSGCDKEAKNSQKLFLDAKVCLYSLKRTVEDLQKKGLFPYNPKPLLRSLARFEQLCEQG; from the exons ATGCCGCCGCCGGAGAAGCAGAAGCGGCAGCTCGCCCGCCTCTGCGACCTCGtcgccgcctccctcctcccccACCTC GAAGCCGAAACATCGCCGCCACGGCAGCTCACGCGGGAGGACGAGCGGCGCCTCCTCCTTGCGCTCTCCAGG GTAAACAAGGCAATTCGAGGATGGAaccaggaagaggaggaggaggaggaggagcagcgatGGTGTGAATCCGATCAG AAAATTGCTTCATGTTCTGGAGAAGGCCATAGTTGCTGTTTACCACCTGGACAGCAGCCATATGATGGATTTGGCTGCCTGGAAAGTACGGTCTCCATATTG GTTGGTGTCCTTGGTTTCTGTAGTGACTATGTCAAACACTCAGCTGGCAATATCCTGGTTTCCATATCCAGTGCCCTAATTAAGTTT GAATCTATTTGGATTCAGTTTATTGAGCTCGTCTGGATAGCTATACATGCAGCATCAAAATGTGTTCATAGGTGTTTGGATGCAACCCTGGCTGAGGCAGCTCCAGCCAGGCAGTGCCGCGAGCTGCAGGTATCCGAAATCGGACACCTGGGAGTGCTGCCTGGACCAGGCAAGCTTTCCATGGTGCAAAGCAAACAGGCCGATAATGCTTTATCTTCTACAACTGACTCCAACAGCCACAACATTACTTGTTCAAGCACCAGCATCACAAGCTTCATGACAGTACTTGACCAGTGTGGTCTCAATATCAGTGGGCAAATAATGCCCAGTCTCTTTCAAGTGTTACATGCTATCTTAAAGTTCCTTAAACACAGTGACAGTGAATTGAAAGACAACTTCATTTGTCTATCCGTTCATCATATTCAGAACATGCCTTGGGTTAGTTTCCACCAATTACATACCGGAGAACTTGCCAACTGTGTCAAGGATAGCGGATTTGGCTTCTGTAATGATTCAACACAGTCCGGAATCCTGACAGGCAGTCTTCTCCAGCTACTGTGTTCATTACTTGAGCAAAGTTACCTGGAAGGTACAAATGGACAAGATATGTATGTGAAACTCGTGGATATAGTTCCCAAGATAGCAACTTCTTTACAGGTGCAACATGATGGTCCCGAAAGCCTTTATCAGTACTTAAAGCACAAAATTCTG ATGGTAATGATACGGCTAAAGCCTTACATACAGCAAGATTGTTCGCATATTGTTTGTTGTCTGAAATTACTTCGGCAGTACTTTCATGACCCTATTCACGAACCTATCTCACAACATATTGCTAAACTAGATAATTGTTTAGAAGGATCTCCTTTTTTGTTGAACATGGTAGGTTTAGTTGAGAGTCAGGATAAGTCGACTCGGCACTTGCAAAGGCAAGCTATTTATTTGTTCCTTAGTTGTTGCATACGTTTGTCTTGCAACAGAAATGATGGCACAGTTAAATGTTCATCCAAGAGGAATGATTGTTTCTTGGGCCACAAAGTGCAAGGCTGCAGTGATCACTGCAGTTGTGTTGGCTTATCAGAAATTTCAGACTGGTTTCAGAGGTGTTATTTAGACATGAGTTTTGATTCAAAATCATCAACAGATTTTGCGTTATCCTTTCTGGAATTGTATATGGAGGAG GATGACATGCTATTCAGTATTCTCTTACAGCTTTTAGATGCTCCACTCATTTTCCTGAAAAT AGATAACATGAAAACTACTGAACTGATTGGTGCAAAACTGTTCTCAAGTATTTTCGACCCAATTCATCTTTTCCATCTATTGCTTTTGCTG CTGCACTATGATCACATGGTACTAGTTGACTACCTCATATCTAAAGATGTTGGTGTGCATTGTGCTCAATATCTCTTAAG GTGCCTACGCTTGGTTTCCCAGTCTTGGCATGCTTTTGTAGATGATTCCGTTTACTTGACAAAAATAGAAAGACTTGACTGTAAAAGACAGAGGACATCCAGGGATATAAatagtgctggagcctgctcaAGTAAAGAGTATAAGAATGGTTCTGGTTGTGATAAAGAAGCCAAGAATTCACAGAAGCTTTTCCTTGATGCTAAAGTATGTCTTTATTCATTAAAGAGAACAGTGGAAGATCTGCAAAAGAAGGGTTTGTTCCCTTACAATCCAAAGCCCCTCCTTAGAAG CCTGGCCAGGTTTGAGCAGCTGTGTGAGCAGGGATGA
- the LOC112895626 gene encoding putative cyclin-dependent kinase F-2 yields the protein MPHRGIKPENVLVDPGGALKICDFGMAMPLRGSRWYGAAVDVWALGCVMFKLLAGEPLFMDVEVDADLLMEVIQLGHEIDSRGVAAFKGLPSDLSQARARSCVASIGNVKE from the exons ATGCCGCACCGCGGCATCAAGCCTGAGAACGTGCTCGTCGACCCCGGCGGCGCCCTTAAGATCTGCGATTTCGGGATGGCCATGCCG CTCAGAGGCAGCCGGTGGTACGGCGCGGCAGTCGACGTGTGGGCGCTCGGGTGCGTCATGTTCAAGCtcctcgccggcgagcccctCTTCATGGACGTCGAGGTAGACGCGGACCTCCTCATGGAGGTGATACAACTGGGCCACGAGATCGACTCCCGCGGGGTAGCGGCGTTCAAGGGCCTGCCGTCGGACCTGTCACAGGCTCGGGCGAGGTCTTGTGTG GCATCGATAGGAAATGTGAAAGAGTGA
- the LOC112878930 gene encoding uncharacterized protein LOC112878930, with the protein MASSARNIIFRRLKTLTVCPALASGATSQHRQLQQRAPASGTAKGKSKLKAGQPLKRSTIGAKKGTPSTGGGGGGGGRGRREAMERITQISESCLNASAPLRHLPPKERLREAKREELGLVSKERERELDIAKAKAKAKSKGTGADDGDHVLMDPPGLDYISLGLVDEDAIPKYELTVEDGRRLAKEYSRVLMRRHRARQTAESTLLTLKKEAIAALPEKLRAAAMVPDVTPFPANRYMATLTPPIEGYIEKVRDAAKKHSVKEKLR; encoded by the coding sequence ATGGCTTCAAGTGCACGAAATATCATATTTCGACGTCTCAAGACACTAACCGTATGCCCTGCACTGGCATCTGGTGCTACCAGTCAGCATCGCCAGCTTCAGCAGCGTGCACCAGCGAGTGGCACAGCCAAAGGGAAGTCTAAGCTCAAAGCTGGCCAGCCTTTGAAGCGTTCCACCATTGGAGCAAAGAAAGGGACACCTTCCACTGGTGggggtggaggtggaggtggccgtGGACGTCGTGAGGCCATGGAGCGCATTACCCAGATTTCAGAGTCTTGTCTCAATGCATCTGCGCCCCTGCGGCACTTGCCTCCCAAGGAGCGTCTTCGTGAGGCCAAACGTGAGGAGCTTGGACTTGTCTCCAAGGAGAGGGAACGCGAGCTTGATATAGCCAAGGCCAAAGCTAAAGCCAAATCCAAAGGTACTGGTGCAGATGATGGGGACCATGTGCTCATGGATCCACCGGGCCTTGACTATATCAGTCTTGGGCTGGTTGATGAGGATGCAATCCCCAAGTATGAGCTCACAGTCGAGGATGGTCGGCGGCTTGCCAAAGAATACAGTCGCGTGCTAATGCGGCGACACCGTGCAAGGCAAACAGCAGAGTCAACGCTTCTGACACTCAAAAAGGAGGCCATTGCGGCGCTCCCTGAGAAGCTGCGAGCTGCTGCTATGGTACCTGACGTGACACCTTTCCCTGCAAACCGGTACATGGCGACACTCACACCGCCAATTGAAGGGTATATTGAAAAGGTGCGGGATGCTGCTAAGAAGCACTCTGTGAAGGAGAAACTTCGCTGA